CATCTACCTTACTTTTAATATATTCTGCCGCTTTTTTTATATTTTCTAAATCCTTCATTATATCTCCTTATATTTAATAGTAGTATTATCTTTTACCAGAATCAAATGGTTCTCCAGCAGCCCTTGGAGCACTGGAACTTTTAGAGAAAAGTATTAGTGCTATTAGGGTCATAACATATGGGAAAACCTTTAATATTATACCTGGTATTTGTGCTAAAGCCGGTACCGCCTGGGAAACATTTGCAACAGTACTAGCAAATCCAAAGAAGAATGTTGCTCCTACAATTCCAAGGGGTTTCCATTGACCAAAAATTAGTGCTGCTAGTGCTAAAAATCCTAGTCCTGCAACTGATCCGTTAAACTCTCCAGAGTATGTTACTAAAATTATTGCTCCACCTAAACCAGCAAAGGCACCTGATATTATTACACCTAAGTATCTAATATTATGAACTTTTATACCAGCTGCATCCGCTGCCTGCGGGTGCTCTCCACATGCTCTTAATCTTAGACCGAAAGCTGTTTTATATATTACAAACCAGGATGCTATAACAATTATAATTACTAACCAGGTTGATGGATAGGTATTTGTAAAAAACATTTTACCAAGTAGTGGAATATCCTTAAGCAGGGGGATAGACCATCTGTTAAAACCCATTGTTATTCTTATGTTTCCACTACCTGTAAAACTTCTTGCTACAAAAATTGTTAATGCTCCAGCTATCATGTTTATAGCTGTACCACTTATTACCTGGTTAGCATTTAGGTTAATACTTGCAAAGGCGTGTAGTAGGGAGAAAATACCTCCTAATATCATAGCTGTTAATAAACCTAACCAGATAGCTGGTGTTTGGGGCATAAAATTTTCATAAATATTTATTGATATTGCACTAGCAAATGAACCTACAACCATAAGTCCTTCAAGTCCAATGTTTACAACTCCAC
Above is a genomic segment from Thiospirochaeta perfilievii containing:
- a CDS encoding ABC transporter permease, with amino-acid sequence MDIILNLFPYAVAFTIPLLITSLGGLFSERSGVVNIGLEGLMVVGSFASAISINIYENFMPQTPAIWLGLLTAMILGGIFSLLHAFASINLNANQVISGTAINMIAGALTIFVARSFTGSGNIRITMGFNRWSIPLLKDIPLLGKMFFTNTYPSTWLVIIIVIASWFVIYKTAFGLRLRACGEHPQAADAAGIKVHNIRYLGVIISGAFAGLGGAIILVTYSGEFNGSVAGLGFLALAALIFGQWKPLGIVGATFFFGFASTVANVSQAVPALAQIPGIILKVFPYVMTLIALILFSKSSSAPRAAGEPFDSGKR